Proteins from a single region of Punica granatum isolate Tunisia-2019 chromosome 8, ASM765513v2, whole genome shotgun sequence:
- the LOC116188825 gene encoding uncharacterized protein LOC116188825 — translation MVEENPRAHEKLSEAVWVYRTSKRDLTGATPFSLTCGHDAVLPVEINVRSARIAYQHSLVHGNYLEAMLVKLDDLDIKRVRAHQHMQVQTRRVVRAYDKKKMLGIEVEVELKQRYIIASVSAKIFSLLPLLISSKSITAIQP, via the exons ATGGTAGAAGAGAACCCGAGAGCTCACGAGAAGCTTTCAGAAGCAGTATGGGTGTATCGAACTTCCAAGAGAGATCTAACTGGCGCTACTCCTTTTTCTTTGACATGCGGGCATGATGCAGTTTTGCCCGTCGAGATTAACGTAAGATCAGCTCGCATCGCATATCAACACAGTCTTGTTCATGGGAACTATTTGGAGGCGATGCTAGTCAAACTTGACGACTTAGACATAAAGAGGGTGCGGGCACATCAACACATGCAAGTGCAAACGAGACGTGTCGTGAGGGCTTATGACAAAAAG AAGATGCTCGGAATTGAGGTTGAAGTGGAGCTGAAACAGAGATACATAATTGCAAGTGTTAGTGCCAAGATTTTCAGCTTATTGCCTTTGCTCATATCGTCCAAGTCTATAACGGCTATTCAGCCGTGA